Proteins found in one Rhinolophus ferrumequinum isolate MPI-CBG mRhiFer1 chromosome 9, mRhiFer1_v1.p, whole genome shotgun sequence genomic segment:
- the CLSTN1 gene encoding calsyntenin-1 isoform X1, protein MELRRQIRNTDVPVRLAGDVLANKHKPWLEPTYHGIVTENDNTVLLDPPLIALDKDAPLRFAESFEVTVTKEGEICGFKIHGQNVPFEAVVVDKSTGEGIIRSKEKLDCELQKDYTFTIQAYDCGKGPDGATVKKSHKATVHIQVNDVNEYAPVFKEKSYKATVVEGKRYDSIVRVEAVDADCSPQFSQICSYEIVTPDVPFTVDKDGYIKNTEKLNYGKEHQYKLTVTAYDCGKKRATEDVLVKVSIKPTCTPGWQGWNKNRVEYEPGTGALALFPNVHLETCDESVTSVRATVELETSHIGKGCDRDTYSEKSLHRLCGAVSGTAELLPSPSSSLNWTVGLPTDNGHDSDQVFEFNGTQAVRIPDGVVSVNPKEPFTISVWMRHGPFGRKKETILCSSDKTDMNRHHYSLFVHGCRLIFLLRQDPSGEKKYKPAEFHWKLNQVCDEEWHHYVLNVEIPRATLYVDGISHEPFSVTEDYPLHPSRIETQLVVGACWQEYSGVENDNETEPVPVASAGGDLHMTQFFRGDLAGLTIRSGKLADKKVIDCLYTCKEGLDLQVPEDNGRGVKIEANPSQSMLTLEGADVGVLEKALQHVAYLNSRQFPTPGIRRLKLSSTVKCLNEAACISVPPVDGYVMVLQPEEPKISLSGVHHFARAASEFESSEGVFLFPELRIISTITREVEPDGERDEDPTVQESLVSEEIVHDLDTCEVTVEGDELNPEQEALEVDLARLQHRGIEVSSSDLGVIFTGVDTMASYEEVLHLLRYRNWHSRSLLGRKFKLICSELNGRYVSNEFQVEVNVIHTANPMEHASHMAAQPQFVHPEHRAFVDLSGHNLANPHPFAVVPSTATVVIVVCVSFLVFMIILGVFRIRAAHQRAVRDQDTGKDNEMDWDDSALTITVNPMETYEDQHSSEEEEEEEEEESEDGEEEDDITSAESESSEEEGGEHGDPQTANRQQQLEWDDSTLSY, encoded by the exons CTAACAAGCACAAGCCGTGGCTTGAGCCTACCTATCACGGCATCGTGACCGAGAATGACAACACAGTGCTGCTGGACCCCCCGCTGATTGCCCTGGACAAAGACGCCCCTCTGCGCTTCGCAG AGAGTTTTGAGGTGACAGTCACCAAAGAAG GTGAGATCTGTGGATTTAAAATTCATGGGCAGAATGTGCCCTTTGAGGCAGTGGTGGTGGATAAATCCACTGGCGAGGGAATCATTCGCTCCAAAGAGAAACTGGACTGTGAACTGCAGAAAGACTACACATTCACCATCCAGGCCTACGACTGTGGGAAGGGGCCCGACGGGGCCACCGTGAAGAAGTCTCATAA aGCAACTGTCCATATTCAGGTGAACGATGTGAACGAGTACGCACCTGTGTTCAAGGAGAAGTCATACAAAGCGACGGTCGTCGAGGGGAAACGGTACGACAGCATCGTGAGGGTGGAGGCTGTGGATGCAGACTGCTCCCCTCAGTTCAGCCAGATTTGCAGCTATGAAATCGTCACTCCAGATGTGCCGTTCACAGTCGACAAAGATG GTTATATCAAAAACACGGAGAAGCTAAACTACGGGAAGGAGCACCAGTATAAACTGACCGTCACGGCCTACGACTGCGGCAAGAAAAGAGCCACGGAAGATGTTTTGGTTAAGGTCAGCATTAAGCCCACCTGCACTCCTGGCTGGCAAG GATGGAACAAGAATAGGGTGGAGTATGAGCCTGGCACGGGCGCCTTGGCCCTCTTCCCAAACGTCCACTTGGAGACGTGTGATGAGTCAGTGACCTCGGTGCGGGCAACGGTGGAGCTAGAGACCAGCCACATAGGGAAAGGCTGTGACCGCGACACCTACTCCGAGAAGTCCCTTCACCGGCTCTGTG GTGCTGTGTCTGGCACTGCCGAGCtgctcccttccccaagcagctCCTTGAACTGGACCGTCGGCCTCCCCACCGACAACGGCCATGACAGCGACCAGGTCTTCGAGTTCAATGGCACTCAAGCAGTCAGGATCCCAGATGGCGTCGTTTCTGTCAATCCAAAAGAGCCTTTTACGATCTCTGTATGGATGAGGCATGGGCCCTTCGGCAGGAAGAAGGAGACGATTCTTTGCAGTTCAGACAAAACAG ATATGAACCGGCACCATTATTCACTGTTTGTCCACGGCTGTCGGCTTATTTTCCTCCTCCGTCAGGATCCTTCAGGAGAGAAGAAATACAAACCTGCCGAATTCCACTGGAAGTTGAATCAG GTCTGCGATGAGGAATGGCACCACTATGTCCTCAACGTGGAAATCCCAAGGGCGACTCTCTACGTGGATGGTATTTCTCACGAGCCCTTCTCCGTGACTGAAGATTATCCGCTTCATCCATCCAGGATCGAGACTCAGCTCGTGGTCGGGGCTTGCTGGCAAG AGTATTCAGGAGTTGAAAATGACAATGAAACTGAGCCTGTGCCTGTGGCCTCTGCAG GTGGTGACCTGCACATGACCCAGTTTTTCCGAGGTGATCTGGCTGGCCTGACGATCCGCTCTGGGAAACTGGCAGACAAGAAGGTGATTGACTGCCTGTATACCTGCAAAGAGGGCCTGGACCTGCAAGTCCCTGAAGATAATGGCAGAGGCGTGAAG ATCGAAGCCAACCCCAGCCAGTCGATGTTGACCTTGGAGGGAGCAGATGTGGGGGTGCTGGAGAAGGCCCTGCAGCACGTCGCCTACCTGAACTCCCGGCAGTTCCCCACGCCTGGGATCCGGAGGCTCAAACTCAGCAGCACGGTGAA GTGTTTGAACGAGGCCGCCTGCATCTCAGTGCCCCCGGTAGACGGCTACGTGATGGTTTTGCAGCCGGAGGAGCCCAAGATCAGCCTGAGTGGCGTCCACCATTTTGCTCGAGCGGCTTCGGAATTTGAAAGCTCGGAGGGGGTTTTCCTTTTCCCCGAGCTTCGGATCATCAGCACCATCACGAGAGAAGTGGAGCCCGACGGGGAAAGGGACGAGGACCCCACAG TTCAAGAGTCCCTGGTGTCTGAGGAGATCGTGCACGACCTGGATACCTGCGAGGTCACGGTGGAGGGAGACGAGCTGAACCCAGAGCAGGAGGCCTTGGAGGTGGACCTGGCCCGCCTGCAGCACAGGGGCATTGAAGTCAGCAGCTCCGACCTGGGCGTGATCTTCACAG GTGTGGACACCATGGCCAGCTACGAGGAGGTTTTGCACCTCCTGCGCTATCGAAACTGGCACTCCAGGTCCTTGCTTGGCCGGAAGTTCAAGCTCATCTGCTCTGAGCTGAATGGACGCTACGTCAGTAACGAATTTCAGGTGGAG GTGAATGTGATCCACACAGCCAACCCCATGGAACACGCCAGCCACATGGCCGCCCAGCCCCAGTTCGTTCACCCCGAGCATCGCGCCTTCGTTGATCTCTCGGGTCACAACCTGGCCAACCCTCACCCGTTCGCAG TTGTCCCCAGCACGGCCACCGTGGTGATTGTGGTGTGTGTCAGCTTCTTGGTCTTCATGATTATCCTGGGAGTGTTCCGGATCCGGGCTGCCCATCAGCGGGCCGTGCGGGACCAGGACACCGGCAAGGACAATGAGATGGATTGGGACGATTCGGCCCTGACCATCACTGTGAACCCCATGGAG ACGTACGAGGACCAACACAGCagcgaggaggaggaagaggaggaggaggaagagagtgagGACGGCGAGGAGGAGGACGACATCACCAGTGCCGAGTCGGAGAGCAgcgaggaggagggtggggagcacGGGGACCCGCAGACCGCGAACAGGCAGCAGCAGCTGGAGTGGG
- the CLSTN1 gene encoding calsyntenin-1 isoform X5: MLRRPAPALAPAAWLLLAGLLCGGGVWAARANKHKPWLEPTYHGIVTENDNTVLLDPPLIALDKDAPLRFAESFEVTVTKEGEICGFKIHGQNVPFEAVVVDKSTGEGIIRSKEKLDCELQKDYTFTIQAYDCGKGPDGATVKKSHKATVHIQVNDVNEYAPVFKEKSYKATVVEGKRYDSIVRVEAVDADCSPQFSQICSYEIVTPDVPFTVDKDGYIKNTEKLNYGKEHQYKLTVTAYDCGKKRATEDVLVKVSIKPTCTPGWQGWNKNRVEYEPGTGALALFPNVHLETCDESVTSVRATVELETSHIGKGCDRDTYSEKSLHRLCGAVSGTAELLPSPSSSLNWTVGLPTDNGHDSDQVFEFNGTQAVRIPDGVVSVNPKEPFTISVWMRHGPFGRKKETILCSSDKTDMNRHHYSLFVHGCRLIFLLRQDPSGEKKYKPAEFHWKLNQVCDEEWHHYVLNVEIPRATLYVDGISHEPFSVTEDYPLHPSRIETQLVVGACWQEYSGVENDNETEPVPVASAGGDLHMTQFFRGDLAGLTIRSGKLADKKVIDCLYTCKEGLDLQVPEDNGRGVKIEANPSQSMLTLEGADVGVLEKALQHVAYLNSRQFPTPGIRRLKLSSTVKCLNEAACISVPPVDGYVMVLQPEEPKISLSGVHHFARAASEFESSEGVFLFPELRIISTITREVEPDGERDEDPTVQESLVSEEIVHDLDTCEVTVEGDELNPEQEALEVDLARLQHRGIEVSSSDLGVIFTGVDTMASYEEVLHLLRYRNWHSRSLLGRKFKLICSELNGRYVSNEFQVEVNVIHTANPMEHASHMAAQPQFVHPEHRAFVDLSGHNLANPHPFAVVPSTATVVIVVCVSFLVFMIILGVFRIRAAHQRAVRDQDTGKDNEMDWDDSALTITVNPMETYEDQHSSEEEEEEEEEESEDGEEEDDITSAESESSEEEGGEHGDPQTANRQQQLEWDDSTLSY; encoded by the exons CTAACAAGCACAAGCCGTGGCTTGAGCCTACCTATCACGGCATCGTGACCGAGAATGACAACACAGTGCTGCTGGACCCCCCGCTGATTGCCCTGGACAAAGACGCCCCTCTGCGCTTCGCAG AGAGTTTTGAGGTGACAGTCACCAAAGAAG GTGAGATCTGTGGATTTAAAATTCATGGGCAGAATGTGCCCTTTGAGGCAGTGGTGGTGGATAAATCCACTGGCGAGGGAATCATTCGCTCCAAAGAGAAACTGGACTGTGAACTGCAGAAAGACTACACATTCACCATCCAGGCCTACGACTGTGGGAAGGGGCCCGACGGGGCCACCGTGAAGAAGTCTCATAA aGCAACTGTCCATATTCAGGTGAACGATGTGAACGAGTACGCACCTGTGTTCAAGGAGAAGTCATACAAAGCGACGGTCGTCGAGGGGAAACGGTACGACAGCATCGTGAGGGTGGAGGCTGTGGATGCAGACTGCTCCCCTCAGTTCAGCCAGATTTGCAGCTATGAAATCGTCACTCCAGATGTGCCGTTCACAGTCGACAAAGATG GTTATATCAAAAACACGGAGAAGCTAAACTACGGGAAGGAGCACCAGTATAAACTGACCGTCACGGCCTACGACTGCGGCAAGAAAAGAGCCACGGAAGATGTTTTGGTTAAGGTCAGCATTAAGCCCACCTGCACTCCTGGCTGGCAAG GATGGAACAAGAATAGGGTGGAGTATGAGCCTGGCACGGGCGCCTTGGCCCTCTTCCCAAACGTCCACTTGGAGACGTGTGATGAGTCAGTGACCTCGGTGCGGGCAACGGTGGAGCTAGAGACCAGCCACATAGGGAAAGGCTGTGACCGCGACACCTACTCCGAGAAGTCCCTTCACCGGCTCTGTG GTGCTGTGTCTGGCACTGCCGAGCtgctcccttccccaagcagctCCTTGAACTGGACCGTCGGCCTCCCCACCGACAACGGCCATGACAGCGACCAGGTCTTCGAGTTCAATGGCACTCAAGCAGTCAGGATCCCAGATGGCGTCGTTTCTGTCAATCCAAAAGAGCCTTTTACGATCTCTGTATGGATGAGGCATGGGCCCTTCGGCAGGAAGAAGGAGACGATTCTTTGCAGTTCAGACAAAACAG ATATGAACCGGCACCATTATTCACTGTTTGTCCACGGCTGTCGGCTTATTTTCCTCCTCCGTCAGGATCCTTCAGGAGAGAAGAAATACAAACCTGCCGAATTCCACTGGAAGTTGAATCAG GTCTGCGATGAGGAATGGCACCACTATGTCCTCAACGTGGAAATCCCAAGGGCGACTCTCTACGTGGATGGTATTTCTCACGAGCCCTTCTCCGTGACTGAAGATTATCCGCTTCATCCATCCAGGATCGAGACTCAGCTCGTGGTCGGGGCTTGCTGGCAAG AGTATTCAGGAGTTGAAAATGACAATGAAACTGAGCCTGTGCCTGTGGCCTCTGCAG GTGGTGACCTGCACATGACCCAGTTTTTCCGAGGTGATCTGGCTGGCCTGACGATCCGCTCTGGGAAACTGGCAGACAAGAAGGTGATTGACTGCCTGTATACCTGCAAAGAGGGCCTGGACCTGCAAGTCCCTGAAGATAATGGCAGAGGCGTGAAG ATCGAAGCCAACCCCAGCCAGTCGATGTTGACCTTGGAGGGAGCAGATGTGGGGGTGCTGGAGAAGGCCCTGCAGCACGTCGCCTACCTGAACTCCCGGCAGTTCCCCACGCCTGGGATCCGGAGGCTCAAACTCAGCAGCACGGTGAA GTGTTTGAACGAGGCCGCCTGCATCTCAGTGCCCCCGGTAGACGGCTACGTGATGGTTTTGCAGCCGGAGGAGCCCAAGATCAGCCTGAGTGGCGTCCACCATTTTGCTCGAGCGGCTTCGGAATTTGAAAGCTCGGAGGGGGTTTTCCTTTTCCCCGAGCTTCGGATCATCAGCACCATCACGAGAGAAGTGGAGCCCGACGGGGAAAGGGACGAGGACCCCACAG TTCAAGAGTCCCTGGTGTCTGAGGAGATCGTGCACGACCTGGATACCTGCGAGGTCACGGTGGAGGGAGACGAGCTGAACCCAGAGCAGGAGGCCTTGGAGGTGGACCTGGCCCGCCTGCAGCACAGGGGCATTGAAGTCAGCAGCTCCGACCTGGGCGTGATCTTCACAG GTGTGGACACCATGGCCAGCTACGAGGAGGTTTTGCACCTCCTGCGCTATCGAAACTGGCACTCCAGGTCCTTGCTTGGCCGGAAGTTCAAGCTCATCTGCTCTGAGCTGAATGGACGCTACGTCAGTAACGAATTTCAGGTGGAG GTGAATGTGATCCACACAGCCAACCCCATGGAACACGCCAGCCACATGGCCGCCCAGCCCCAGTTCGTTCACCCCGAGCATCGCGCCTTCGTTGATCTCTCGGGTCACAACCTGGCCAACCCTCACCCGTTCGCAG TTGTCCCCAGCACGGCCACCGTGGTGATTGTGGTGTGTGTCAGCTTCTTGGTCTTCATGATTATCCTGGGAGTGTTCCGGATCCGGGCTGCCCATCAGCGGGCCGTGCGGGACCAGGACACCGGCAAGGACAATGAGATGGATTGGGACGATTCGGCCCTGACCATCACTGTGAACCCCATGGAG ACGTACGAGGACCAACACAGCagcgaggaggaggaagaggaggaggaggaagagagtgagGACGGCGAGGAGGAGGACGACATCACCAGTGCCGAGTCGGAGAGCAgcgaggaggagggtggggagcacGGGGACCCGCAGACCGCGAACAGGCAGCAGCAGCTGGAGTGGG